One window of Burkholderia thailandensis E264 genomic DNA carries:
- a CDS encoding Mth938-like domain-containing protein — MKLHQDPSNALNTVTGYGPDYVDINLQRHETSVIVLPGAPVVEWPVASFDALTPELFAMLLEPQPEVVIFGSGARLRFPHPRLTMQLTAQRIGVETMDFQAACRTYNILMAEGRKVAAALLIER, encoded by the coding sequence TTGAAATTACATCAGGACCCGAGCAACGCGCTCAATACCGTCACCGGCTATGGCCCCGATTATGTCGACATCAATCTGCAGCGCCACGAGACGAGCGTGATCGTGCTGCCGGGCGCGCCCGTCGTCGAATGGCCCGTCGCGTCGTTCGACGCGCTCACGCCCGAGCTCTTCGCGATGCTGCTCGAACCGCAGCCCGAGGTCGTGATCTTCGGCAGCGGCGCGAGACTGCGCTTCCCGCACCCGCGCCTGACCATGCAGCTTACCGCGCAGCGCATCGGCGTCGAGACGATGGATTTCCAGGCCGCCTGCCGCACGTACAACATCCTGATGGCCGAAGGCCGGAAGGTCGCCGCGGCGCTGCTGATCGAACGTTAA
- a CDS encoding pyridoxal phosphate-dependent aminotransferase, producing MKPIQKSNKLLNVCYDIRGPVLEHAKRLEEEGHRIIKLNIGNLAPFGFDAPDEIIQDMIRNLPTSSGYSDSKGVFAARKAIMHYTQQKGVHGVGLDDIYIGNGASELIVMATQALLNDGDEVLLPAPDYPLWTAAVSLSGGTPVHYICDESNRWMPDPDDIRRKITPNTKALVVINPNNPTGALYSDELLVELIAIAREHGLIIFADEVYDKIVYDGQSHTALASLAPDVITVTFNSLSKSYRSCGYRAGWMSVAGLTAENRRRAHDYLEGLGILSSMRLCANVPGQYAIQTALGGYQSINELIMPSGRLYKQRELAYDMLTAIPGVSCVKPEAALYMFPRLDPKLYPIENDQQFILELLLKERVLLVQGTGFNWPTPDHFRVVFLPNVDDLTDSIERIARFLDGYRKRHSA from the coding sequence GTGAAACCGATTCAGAAGTCGAACAAGCTGCTCAACGTCTGCTACGACATCCGCGGCCCCGTCCTCGAGCACGCGAAGCGCCTCGAGGAAGAGGGGCACCGCATCATCAAGCTGAACATCGGCAATCTGGCCCCGTTCGGCTTCGACGCGCCGGACGAGATCATCCAGGACATGATCCGCAACCTGCCGACGTCGTCCGGCTATTCGGATTCGAAAGGCGTGTTCGCCGCGCGCAAGGCGATCATGCACTACACGCAGCAAAAGGGCGTGCACGGCGTCGGGCTCGACGACATCTACATCGGCAACGGCGCGTCCGAGCTCATCGTGATGGCCACGCAGGCGCTGCTGAACGACGGCGACGAGGTGCTGCTGCCCGCGCCCGACTACCCGCTCTGGACCGCGGCCGTGAGCCTGTCGGGCGGCACGCCCGTGCACTACATCTGCGACGAGTCGAACCGCTGGATGCCCGATCCCGACGACATCCGCCGCAAGATCACGCCGAACACGAAGGCGCTCGTCGTGATCAACCCGAACAACCCGACGGGCGCGCTCTACTCGGACGAACTGCTCGTCGAGCTGATCGCGATCGCGCGCGAGCACGGGCTCATCATCTTCGCCGACGAGGTTTACGACAAGATCGTCTACGACGGCCAGTCGCACACGGCGCTCGCGTCGCTCGCGCCGGACGTGATCACCGTCACGTTCAACAGCCTGTCGAAGAGCTACCGGTCGTGCGGCTATCGCGCGGGCTGGATGTCGGTGGCGGGGCTGACGGCCGAGAACCGCCGCCGCGCGCACGATTATCTGGAAGGGCTCGGCATCCTGTCGTCGATGCGCCTCTGCGCGAACGTGCCCGGCCAGTACGCGATCCAGACCGCGCTCGGCGGCTATCAGAGCATCAACGAACTGATCATGCCGAGCGGGCGCCTGTACAAGCAGCGCGAGCTCGCGTACGACATGCTGACGGCGATTCCCGGCGTGTCGTGCGTGAAGCCGGAAGCGGCGCTCTACATGTTTCCGCGTCTCGACCCGAAGCTCTATCCGATCGAGAACGACCAGCAGTTCATCCTCGAGCTGCTGCTCAAGGAGCGCGTGCTGCTCGTGCAGGGCACGGGCTTCAACTGGCCGACGCCGGATCACTTCCGCGTCGTGTTCCTGCCGAACGTCGACGACCTGACCGATTCGATCGAGCGGATCGCGCGCTTCCTCGACGGCTACCGCAAGCGCCACTCGGCCTGA
- a CDS encoding homoserine dehydrogenase — protein sequence MEPIKVGLLGFGTVGGGTFKVLRRNQEEIKRRAGRGIEITRVAVRNPAKALAALDGDANGVSIGDDFNAVVDDPSIAIVAEMIGGTGLARELVLRAIANGKHVVTANKALLAVHGTEIFEAAREKGVMVAFEAAVAGGIPIIKALREGLTANRIQYIAGIINGTTNYILSEMREHGLDFATALKAAQELGYAEADPTFDIEGIDAAHKATIMSAIAFGVPVQFERAYVEGISKLAATDIRYAEELGYRIKLLGITRRTERGIELRVHPTLIPAKRLLANVEGAMNAVVVHGDAVGTTLYYGKGAGAEPTASAVVADLVDVTRLHTADPEHRVPHLAFQPDSLSNTPILPIEEVTSGYYLRLRVADETGVLADITRILADSGISIDALLQKESEQVDDANGETDIILITHETIEKNVNAAIARIESLATVVSKVTKLRMEALN from the coding sequence ATGGAACCGATCAAAGTAGGCCTGTTGGGCTTCGGCACGGTGGGCGGCGGCACCTTCAAGGTGCTGCGCCGCAACCAGGAGGAAATCAAGCGGCGCGCCGGGCGCGGCATCGAGATCACGCGCGTCGCGGTGCGCAATCCCGCGAAGGCGCTCGCCGCGCTCGACGGCGATGCGAACGGCGTGTCGATCGGCGACGATTTCAACGCGGTCGTCGACGACCCGTCGATCGCGATCGTCGCCGAGATGATCGGCGGCACCGGCCTCGCGCGCGAGCTCGTGCTGCGCGCGATCGCGAACGGCAAGCACGTCGTGACCGCGAACAAGGCGCTGCTCGCGGTGCACGGCACCGAGATCTTCGAGGCCGCGCGCGAGAAGGGCGTGATGGTCGCGTTCGAGGCGGCCGTCGCGGGCGGCATCCCGATCATCAAGGCGCTGCGCGAAGGGCTGACCGCGAACCGGATTCAGTACATCGCCGGCATCATCAACGGCACGACGAACTACATCCTGTCGGAGATGCGCGAGCACGGCCTCGATTTCGCGACGGCGCTCAAGGCCGCGCAGGAGCTCGGCTACGCGGAAGCCGATCCGACCTTCGACATCGAGGGCATCGACGCCGCGCACAAGGCGACGATCATGAGCGCGATCGCGTTCGGCGTGCCGGTGCAGTTCGAGCGTGCGTACGTCGAAGGGATCAGCAAGCTCGCCGCGACCGATATCCGCTACGCGGAAGAGCTCGGCTACCGGATCAAGCTGCTCGGCATCACGCGGCGCACCGAGCGCGGCATCGAGCTGCGCGTGCACCCGACGCTGATTCCCGCGAAGCGCCTGCTCGCGAACGTCGAGGGCGCGATGAACGCGGTCGTCGTGCACGGCGACGCGGTGGGCACGACGCTTTACTACGGCAAGGGCGCGGGCGCGGAGCCGACGGCGTCGGCCGTCGTCGCCGATCTCGTCGACGTCACGCGCCTGCACACGGCGGACCCCGAGCACCGCGTGCCGCACCTCGCGTTCCAGCCGGACAGCCTGTCGAACACGCCGATCCTGCCGATCGAAGAGGTGACGAGCGGCTACTACCTGCGCCTGCGCGTCGCCGACGAGACGGGCGTGCTCGCCGACATCACGCGCATCCTCGCCGATTCGGGGATCTCGATCGACGCGCTGTTGCAGAAGGAGTCGGAGCAGGTCGACGACGCGAACGGCGAGACCGACATCATCCTGATCACGCACGAGACGATCGAGAAGAACGTCAACGC